The Cyanobacteria bacterium GSL.Bin1 DNA window ATCGCCAAGGGAAAAATGCCACCATTCTTGGGGATGTTGGCGAAATCCAGCCGTGACCATGATCTGTTTGAGGAGTTCTCGTCGTTGTTGATAGAGTTGTGCAGAGGGGGTGGTACGATTTTGATAAAAATCAGGGAAAGATCGCTCAGAAATTTCATCAATTTCACCCCCAAAATCAATGGTTTCTCCCTTTTCGTTAACCAAAGTAATATCAACGGCAGCGCCGGTACTATGCGGTGGCGGTGTTTTCGGATTATGGCTGGGTTGCGCCCAGAATTTTGCCACTTGTTGCACAATTTCTTGATCTGATAAGCTGGAAGATTGTTGACGCAGCATATCAAAGGTATACTCAACCATAAACTGTTGCACCGCTAAGGGTCGGTAGGCATCAAAAATTTGAATCTGCCAAGCCGGGTATTCTTTTTGGAGCTGGTTTTGAGCATGCTGTAGCGCTTTCAATACGCCCTGACGGACCCAATAAGGAGAAACCTTGCCATAGGGCGCGCCCAACTTTTGGTAAGGGTGAGGTGTAACAAAGGCAAACTCAGAGGTGGGAATCATAACCAAATCTTCACCGCACTCTTGAATTGGAATTTGTTGGTAGGGTTTAGTCATGAGCGTTTTTTGTAGTCTCCCATACAACTTAACGCAGCCGTGTCGGTGACAATTTTAGATGACAATTGATAAGTATGAGCGTGATCGTGCCTTGCGTAGCCAACCTCCGATCAAATCTAAATCTGTAAGTGCTCTCAACTGTTCTGTCACGTACTCGACCATCGCACTGCATACCGTGGCAACCGCTCTGATGTCACACTATGACATTGATGAAGTGAAAGCCTGTCAATTTTGGTATCATGGTCTAAGTGATATTTATCATATTGAAACAGTTAGCGCACGCTATATTTTTCGGATCTCTCATCATCATTGGCGATCGCGCTCCGATATTCAATTTGAACTGGAATTCCTCAGGTTTTTACGACACCATGGGCTGCCCGTGGCATCTCCAATTCCCACCAACACGGGAGAACTCTGCTTAGAAATCACTGCCCCAGAAGGGGAACGTTATGGGACTCTGTTTGAATATGCCCAAGGATCGGTTCCCATTGGCGATTTTGACTGCACTCAAAGCCATCGCTTAGGCGAAACCGTTGCGAAACTGCATCGAGTGAGTTACCACTTTTCTCCCGGCAGCCAACGCTCGTCCTTGACCCCAGAATTGATGATCGACGATTCCTTGGCAATCATTATTCCTTTTTTTGAAAAACGCCCTTGGGATTGGGAAACCTTATGCGCGATCGCGCAACGCACCAAAGAACAACTGCACAATTTACCCCAAACTCCCCCCTTTTGGACAGTCTGCTGGGGCGATCCCCATAGCGGCAATACGCACTTTACCGACAATCATCAATTGACTCTCTTCGACTTTGATCAATGTGGCTATAGTTGGCGCGCCTTTGATATTGCAAAGTTCCGTCAAGTCTCACTGCAAGCCGGATGTGGTCCCAAAATCCGCAAAGCTTTCCTGCAAGGATATCAAACCATTACTGCTTTGAGTCAGTTGGAAATGGACTGTTTACAAGCCCTTACCGTGGCTGCCTTTATTTGGGCTTGGGGGATTAATCTCAACCGTGCCATGTGTTTTGAATACAGCCGTCTTGATCATCGCTACTTTACCCGTCGCTTAGAACACCTGAAGCAGTTACACGCTGACAATAGTCGGATCTTTTGAGAGTGTTAGCAGGATTCTCGGTTTCGGCAAGATAGCCGGTTCGATGGCTAATTCAAAGGCAGTATAATTCCCTTCTAAATTTTGGACAATGGTGCGAGTATTTACTATCAGCATTCCTAAATAAGAGTTCGCTTCGCTGTTGGGTGCGCCGATGGAGTCGGAATAAAGTTCTGGTTCGGCTAATTTAACCCCGGCTTCATTCGCTACAGTTTTAATTAAAGTGGGATTAATTGTGGTTTCGGCAAAAATCGCCGGTACATTACTTTCTTTAACGGCATTTGACAGGTTTTTAACGGTTTGCGCACTGGGTTGTTCTTCGGTACTAATACCAATTAAGGTTCCAGTGACTTCTAAACCGTAGGCGCGAGCATAGTATTGAAAGGCATCATGAGTGGTAACCAGTTGTCGCTGATCGGCAGGAATGGTTTGAATTTGTTGGATGATCCAACTGTCGAGTTGCTCTAATTTTTCTGTATATTCTGCTGCATTTTCTCGAAATTCGGCTTCATCTTCTGGAGACAGTTCAATGAGGCGATCGCGAATCGCATTGACCATCGCGATCACGTTTTCAGCATCGCCCCAAACATGGGGATCAGGCACTCTTTGACCGTCATAATCATAGTCAAAAGGGGTGACCACTTCTCCCACTGCCAATGTTTTCTCTTCACTAATTCCCGTCCCCTTCATCACCTTAATCAATTCTGGTTCTAAATTATGACCGTTATAAAAAATGAGATCCGCTTCTTCCATCGCCCGACTATCCGCAGGTACCGGTTCATAAACGTGGGGATCCGCGCCCGGTTCAAGAATGCCAGTGACTTTGATTTCATCGCCGCCCACTTGTTTTGTCCAGTCGGTAATCATGGTGCTGGTGGTAACAACATTCGGTTTTTCATTTTCTCCAGCATTGCGATTGCTGGGGGTAGTTTCGCTACAGCTACTGATCACAAGCCCCGTGAGGACACCCACCATTGCAAGCCAGGATTTAGGGAACAAATGAGTCATCATGCTTTTTTCCTCAGTGAATAAATTTATTTCATTATCTTTTCATTTTTAATGGAAATTATGCTACCATAGCCCAAAGCATTTTCACAATTGTTTCATTTTTGAGCTACGCTC harbors:
- a CDS encoding D-alanyl-D-alanine dipeptidase, with amino-acid sequence MTKPYQQIPIQECGEDLVMIPTSEFAFVTPHPYQKLGAPYGKVSPYWVRQGVLKALQHAQNQLQKEYPAWQIQIFDAYRPLAVQQFMVEYTFDMLRQQSSSLSDQEIVQQVAKFWAQPSHNPKTPPPHSTGAAVDITLVNEKGETIDFGGEIDEISERSFPDFYQNRTTPSAQLYQQRRELLKQIMVTAGFRQHPQEWWHFSLGDQMWAWLKREELSQIEVIAYYGRIE
- a CDS encoding phosphotransferase encodes the protein MTIDKYERDRALRSQPPIKSKSVSALNCSVTYSTIALHTVATALMSHYDIDEVKACQFWYHGLSDIYHIETVSARYIFRISHHHWRSRSDIQFELEFLRFLRHHGLPVASPIPTNTGELCLEITAPEGERYGTLFEYAQGSVPIGDFDCTQSHRLGETVAKLHRVSYHFSPGSQRSSLTPELMIDDSLAIIIPFFEKRPWDWETLCAIAQRTKEQLHNLPQTPPFWTVCWGDPHSGNTHFTDNHQLTLFDFDQCGYSWRAFDIAKFRQVSLQAGCGPKIRKAFLQGYQTITALSQLEMDCLQALTVAAFIWAWGINLNRAMCFEYSRLDHRYFTRRLEHLKQLHADNSRIF
- a CDS encoding zinc ABC transporter solute-binding protein; translated protein: MMTHLFPKSWLAMVGVLTGLVISSCSETTPSNRNAGENEKPNVVTTSTMITDWTKQVGGDEIKVTGILEPGADPHVYEPVPADSRAMEEADLIFYNGHNLEPELIKVMKGTGISEEKTLAVGEVVTPFDYDYDGQRVPDPHVWGDAENVIAMVNAIRDRLIELSPEDEAEFRENAAEYTEKLEQLDSWIIQQIQTIPADQRQLVTTHDAFQYYARAYGLEVTGTLIGISTEEQPSAQTVKNLSNAVKESNVPAIFAETTINPTLIKTVANEAGVKLAEPELYSDSIGAPNSEANSYLGMLIVNTRTIVQNLEGNYTAFELAIEPAILPKPRILLTLSKDPTIVSV